One genomic region from Cucumis melo cultivar AY chromosome 9, USDA_Cmelo_AY_1.0, whole genome shotgun sequence encodes:
- the LOC103498177 gene encoding metalloendoproteinase 5-MMP-like, with amino-acid sequence MASKLCLQLFLLLAFITPHLTSARHLHNHKPSRLLFSEHLIGSSKNDNIVEGIHKVKAYLQRYGYFNNENDNNLSTDAFDDRLESAIKLYQKFSNLKVSGVLDRETLQQMSKPRCGVRDTFASIAQQEHENKNTNIEIGGSRYTFFFNNVSWPAERKHLSYGFIHNYPPQFVDPLLRAFQTWEDNTKFSFFLAPRVQTADILVSFERGAHGDYQAFDGEGGILAHSLGAIDGRVHFDADEAWERIPIEERVDLESVALHELGHTLGLGHSSEISAVMFAYMEPGLYKTRLTIDDIEGIRALYGA; translated from the coding sequence ATGGCTTCTAAGTTATGTCTCCAACTCTTCCTACTTCTGGCCTTCATTACGCCTCATTTAACCTCTGCTCGCCATCTTCACAACCACAAACCTTCTCGACTTCTATTCTCCGAGCATCTCATAGGAAGTAGTAAAAACGATAACATCGTTGAAGGAATTCATAAAGTCAAGGCTTACCTTCAACGTTATGGTTACTTCAACAATGAAAACGATAACAATTTGAGTACAGATGCATTTGACGACCGCTTGGAATCTGCCATTAAATTATACCAAAAATTCTCCAACCTTAAGGTAAGCGGAGTCTTAGACAGGGAGACCCTACAACAAATGTCAAAGCCTCGATGTGGGGTGAGAGACACTTTCGCATCAATAGCACAACAAGAACACGAGAATAAGAATACTAATATTGAAATTGGTGGTTCACGTTACACGTTCTTCTTCAACAACGTATCATGGCCAGCTGAGAGAAAGCACTTGTCGTATGGATTTATTCATAATTACCCACCGCAGTTCGTCGATCCATTGCTTCGAGCTTTCCAGACATGGGAAGATAATACAAAATTTTCGTTCTTCCTAGCCCCGAGAGTACAAACAGCAGACATATTGGTAAGTTTTGAGAGAGGAGCCCATGGAGATTATCAAGCGTTTGATGGAGAAGGGGGAATATTGGCACACTCGTTGGGAGCGATCGATGGGAGAGTGCACTTTGACGCAGATGAGGCTTGGGAAAGAATTCCTATTGAGGAACGGGTTGACCTCGAGTCTGTGGCATTACATGAGTTAGGACATACGCTTGGGCTCGGCCATAGCAGCGAGATTTCGGCCGTCATGTTTGCTTATATGGAGCCTGGTTTATATAAGACTCGCTTGACTATTGACGATATTGAAGGCATTCGTGCTTTATATGGCGCTTaa
- the LOC103498178 gene encoding metalloendoproteinase 3-MMP-like produces MASKLCLQLFLLLAFIMPHLISARHFHNHKLSRLLFPEHLIGSSKNDSFVEGIHKVKAYLQRYGYLSNENDNNLSTDAFDDDLESAIKSYQKFSNLKVSGVLDRKTLEHMYKFRCGVKDTFVSAAQEHKNKNTNIEIGGSHYTFYFNNVSWPAERKHLSYGFIHNYPPQFIDPLVRAFQTWEDNTKFSFFLASRVQTADILVSFERGEHGDIDPFDGPGGTLAHSLGAIDGRVHFDADEQWEGEPSEERIDLESVALHELGHTLGLGHSSDPSAVMFAYMEPDTYKTTLTSDDIEGIRSLYGA; encoded by the coding sequence ATGGCTTCTAAGTTATGTCTCCAACTCTTCCTACTTCTGGCCTTCATTATGCCTCATTTAATCTCTGCTCGCCATTTTCACAACCACAAACTTTCTCGACTTCTATTTCCCGAGCATCTCATAGGAAGTAGTAAAAACGATAGCTTCGTTGAAGGAATTCATAAAGTCAAGGCTTACCTTCAACGTTACGGTTACTTAAGCAATGAGAACGATAACAATTTGAGTACAGATGCATTTGACGACGACTTGGAATCTGCCATTAAATCATACCAAAAATTCTCCAACCTTAAGGTAAGCGGAGTCTTAGACAGGAAGACCCTAGAACATATGTACAAGTTTCGATGTGGGGTGAAAGACACTTTCGTATCAGCAGCACAAGAACATAAGAATAAGAATACTAATATTGAAATTGGTGGTTCACATTACACGTTCTACTTCAACAACGTATCATGGCCAGCTGAGAGGAAGCACTTGTCGTATGGATTTATCCATAATTACCCACCGCAGTTCATCGATCCATTGGTTCGAGCTTTCCAGACATGGGAAGATAATACAAAATTTTCGTTCTTCCTAGCCTCGAGAGTACAAACGGCAGACATATTGGTAAGTTTTGAGAGAGGAGAGCATGGAGATATTGACCCATTTGATGGACCAGGGGGAACATTGGCACACTCGTTGGGAGCGATCGATGGGAGAGTGCACTTTGACGCAGATGAGCAGTGGGAAGGGGAACCTTCTGAGGAACGGATTGACCTCGAGTCTGTGGCATTGCATGAGTTAGGACATACGCTTGGGCTCGGCCATAGTAGCGACCCATCGGCCGTCATGTTTGCTTATATGGAGCCTGATACTTATAAGACTACCTTGACTAGTGACGATATTGAAGGCATTCGTTCTTTATATGGCGCATAA
- the LOC103498179 gene encoding metalloendoproteinase 2-MMP-like, translating to MAFKSLQLFFLLLASFTSHVISRHIPTPIPQHLYGCRKGDNVEGIHSIKKYLHRYGYLSHNTNTSSHIELNSNTFDDTLESAVKLYQKWSKLNVSGILDQQTLDQIFKPRCGLPDVIMKSNSNKNTEDDLEISSHYALFPGNQKWPDYKRHLTYTFTNNFPIDFVPSVTEAMKEWAAHSLFTFSQAADDQVPDINISFQVGDHGDGVPFDGPGGVVGHAFAPTDGRLHLDGDDKWSAGLETQKVNVMNAALHELGHVLGLAHSTVQQAVMWPYIDVYALKALTDDDIAGLTALYP from the coding sequence ATGGCGTTCAAGTCTCTCCAACTATTCTTCCTTCTTCTCGCTTCCTTTACATCTCACGTAATCTCCAGACACATTCCAACTCCAATTCCTCAACATCTCTATGGATGTCGTAAAGGTGACAACGTTGAAGGAATCCACAGCATTAAAAAATACCTTCACCGTTACGGTTATTTATCACACAACACGAATACCAGTTCCCATATCGAACTAAACAGCAACACGTTCGATGACACCCTAGAATCTGCCGTTAAATTATACCAGAAATGGTCTAAACTCAACGTAAGTGGAATTCTAGACCAACAAACATTAGATCAAATCTTCAAACCTCGATGTGGATTACCAGATGTGATCATGAAATCTAACTCAAATAAGAATACCGAGGATGATCTTGAAATATCATCTCATTACGCTTTATTCCCAGGGAACCAAAAATGGCCAGATTACAAACGCCATCTAACCTACACATTTACCAACAATTTCCCAATAGACTTCGTGCCATCAGTGACTGAGGCTATGAAAGAATGGGCAGCCCACTCACTATTCACATTCTCACAAGCTGCGGATGACCAAGTCCCTGACATTAATATCAGCTTTCAGGTAGGGGATCATGGAGATGGGGTTCCTTTTGATGGACCCGGAGGAGTCGTGGGTCATGCTTTTGCACCAACTGATGGGAGATTGCACTTAGATGGCGACGATAAATGGTCGGCGGGGTTGGAAACTCAGAAGGTTAATGTGATGAATGCGGCACTTCATGAGCTTGGACATGTTCTTGGTCTTGCCCATAGCACCGTTCAACAAGCTGTCATGTGGCCCTATATTGATGTTTATGCTTTAAAGGCCTTGACTGATGATGATATTGCCGGACTCACTGCTTTGTACCCCTAA
- the LOC103498044 gene encoding uncharacterized protein LOC103498044: MTSNPSAENWVSTIYSIWDLGFLLYRHLLFFPIHTYLIQFLVLFHLKMASGIFRGLFYYLFFVYLAFSFVGLQNFVLGRLIFVSKPDPDNAAATARWLVSQNSWGILSTISSDFGGAPFGNVVSFSDGPPNEGQGIPYFYLTTLDPTAKYAISDERASFTLSEYPIGTCGKIDPENPTCAKITLIGKLKQVEPNSKEVEFAKTSLFSKHAEMKNWPKDHDFRFYKLVIESIFLIDWFGGPKPLTVDQYLHFKPNELTSTI, encoded by the exons ATGACCTCAAATCCGTCAGCAGAGAATTGGGTTTCCACTATATATTCAATTTGGGATTTGGGTTTTTTGCTTTATcgtcatcttctttttttcccaaTCCACACCTATTTAATACaatttcttgttctttttcACCTGAAGATGGCCAGTGGTATCTTTCGTGGTCTGTTTTACTATCTGTTTTTTGTGTATTTGGCATTTTCTTTCGTGGGATTGCAGAATTTTGTTCTGGGTCGGTTGATTTTCGTTTCAAAACCCGACCCGGATAATGCTGCGGCCACTGCTCGTTGGTTGGTTTCTCAGAATTCATGGGGAATCTTGAG CACCATCTCAAGTGATTTTGGGGGAGCGCCTTTTGG GAATGTGGTTTCGTTTAGTGACGGGCCGCCCAACGAAGGCCAAGGCATACCATATTTCTACTTAACTACTCTCGACCCAACTGCGAAGTATGCAATCTCTGACGAGAGAGCTTCATTTACACTCAGTGAATACCCTATTGGAACTTGTGGCAAGATTGATCCAGAAAACCCAACGTGCGCAAAAATTACATTGATCGGGAAG CTGAAGCAGGTGGAGCCTAATTCCAAAGAAGTAGAGTTTGCTAAAACTTCCTTGTTCTCAAAGCATGCAGAGATGAAAA ACTGGCCCAAGGATCACGACTTTCGATTCTACAAATTGGTAATAGAGAGCATATTCTTGATCGATTGGTTCGGTGGACCTAAGCCTCTTACAGTTGATCAATATCTTCATTTCAAACC gAATGAGCTCACATCCACTATATGA
- the LOC103498045 gene encoding ferredoxin-thioredoxin reductase catalytic chain, chloroplastic, with amino-acid sequence MILQASSFNIAVPLSGSSLGCSRHRHVVRAQAEPSEKSVEIMRKFSEQYARKSGTYFCVDKGVTAVVIKGLADHKDTLGAPLCPCRHYDDKPAEVAQGFWNCPCVPMRERKECHCMLFLTPENDFAGNDQAISLEDIRATTANM; translated from the exons ATGATTCTACAAGCTTCATCCTTCAATATCGCCGTTCCACTCTCCGGTTCCTCCCTCGGATGTTCCCGTCACCGCCATGTTGTACGAGCTCAAG CGGAACCGTCCGAGAAGTCGGTCGAAATAATGAGGAAATTCTCGGAGCAGTATGCTCGTAAGTCAGGAACGTATTTCTGTGTAGACAAGGGGGTTACTGCTGTTGTAATCAAG GGACTGGCAGATCACAAAGATACATTGGGAGCACCACTTTGTCCTTGTCG GCATTATGATGACAAACCTGCTGAGGTTGCACAAGGTTTTTGGAACTGTCCATGTGTGCCAATGAGAGAGAG GAAAGAGTGTCACTGCATGCTTTTCCTGACTCCGGAAAATGACTTTGCCGGCAATGATCAG GCAATCTCCTTGGAAGATATCAGGGCAACAACAGCAAACATGTAA
- the LOC103498046 gene encoding uncharacterized protein LOC103498046 isoform X1, with the protein MSKPRVTITLGRSGQVVKRGGSSSSAADFTQSYVDSGPEPRRKRYIERSADNAEDLFSSTNKRQRGVDFHSSLSGGERKNAYRVGQNDLRLKLMRKNQSKKIGIGEEHSRTDLHNRFSKNSLPSTSGDVVHRGHEFRGSNLIRQTHSRESADDLYLEHSQRKSVVSYIDRMRVRSPDGIVKSSMGYSPPKYDAEFRRGSSMREADRSRDEWFLRNSIADSYRTVDSASAKMKAPLPVSGRAAKDHTAISGSMQRSSPMGELPLSVAGLLNSLGLGKYAIHFQAEEIDMAALRQMEDKDLKELGIPMGPRKKILLALLPRSKQPLPPSVSMARA; encoded by the exons ATGTCGAAGCCCCGAGTCACCATCACTCTCGGCCGCTCTGGTCAG GTGGTGAAGAGAggaggttcttcatcttctgcTGCTGACTTCACACAATCGTATGTTGACTCTGGACCTGAGCCAAGAAGAAAACGATATATTGAGCGATCAGCTGATAATGCCGAGGATTTGTTCTCATCAACGAATAAGcg GCAACGTGGAGTTGATTTTCATTCGAGTTTAAGTGGCGGCGAAAGAAAAAACG CCTACAGAGTTGGTCAAAATGATCTTCGCTTGAAACTTATGCGCAAAAATCAATCTAAGAAAATTGGTATTGGGGAAGAACACTCAAGGACAGATTTACACAATCGATTTTCGAAAAATTCTCTGCCCTCAACTAGTGGAGATGTAGTACATCGTGGGCATGAATTTAGAGGGAGCAATCTTATAAGACAAACGCATTCCAGAGAAAGTGCTGATGATCTATACCTAGAACATTCACAGAGGAAAAGTGTTGTTTCCTATATTGACAGGATGAGAGTTAGATCCCCTGATGGGATCGTGAAAAGCTCCATGGGGTATTCACCTCCTAAATACGATGCTGAGTTTAGGAGAGGTTCATCTATGAGAGAAGCTGATCGGTCTAGAGATGAATGGTTTCTTAGAAACAGCATTGCTGATAGTTACAGGACTGTAGACTCTGCATCTGCAAAAATGAAAGCTCCCCTCCCTGTGTCTGGCAGGGCAGCTAAGGATCACACAGCAATAAGTGGCAGCATGCAGAGAAGTTCCCCAATG GGGGAGCTTCCTCTTTCTGTTGCTGGCTTGTTGAATTCGCTTGGTTTGGGGAAATATGCCATTCATTTTCAGGCAGAAGAG ATTGATATGGCAGCTTTAAGACAGATGGAAGACAAGGATCTTAAAGAGTTGGGGATACCGATG GGCCCAAGGAAAAAGATTCTTCTCGCCCTGTTGCCCCGTTCTAAGCAGCCACTGCCCCCATCAGTCTCAATGGCTCGTGCATAG
- the LOC103498046 gene encoding uncharacterized protein LOC103498046 isoform X2, producing the protein MLTLDLSQEENDILSDQLIMPRICSHQRISVGYSIIRQRGVDFHSSLSGGERKNAYRVGQNDLRLKLMRKNQSKKIGIGEEHSRTDLHNRFSKNSLPSTSGDVVHRGHEFRGSNLIRQTHSRESADDLYLEHSQRKSVVSYIDRMRVRSPDGIVKSSMGYSPPKYDAEFRRGSSMREADRSRDEWFLRNSIADSYRTVDSASAKMKAPLPVSGRAAKDHTAISGSMQRSSPMGELPLSVAGLLNSLGLGKYAIHFQAEEIDMAALRQMEDKDLKELGIPMGPRKKILLALLPRSKQPLPPSVSMARA; encoded by the exons ATGTTGACTCTGGACCTGAGCCAAGAAGAAAACGATATATTGAGCGATCAGCTGATAATGCCGAGGATTTGTTCTCATCAACGAATAAGcg TTGGGTATTCCATTATCAGGCAACGTGGAGTTGATTTTCATTCGAGTTTAAGTGGCGGCGAAAGAAAAAACG CCTACAGAGTTGGTCAAAATGATCTTCGCTTGAAACTTATGCGCAAAAATCAATCTAAGAAAATTGGTATTGGGGAAGAACACTCAAGGACAGATTTACACAATCGATTTTCGAAAAATTCTCTGCCCTCAACTAGTGGAGATGTAGTACATCGTGGGCATGAATTTAGAGGGAGCAATCTTATAAGACAAACGCATTCCAGAGAAAGTGCTGATGATCTATACCTAGAACATTCACAGAGGAAAAGTGTTGTTTCCTATATTGACAGGATGAGAGTTAGATCCCCTGATGGGATCGTGAAAAGCTCCATGGGGTATTCACCTCCTAAATACGATGCTGAGTTTAGGAGAGGTTCATCTATGAGAGAAGCTGATCGGTCTAGAGATGAATGGTTTCTTAGAAACAGCATTGCTGATAGTTACAGGACTGTAGACTCTGCATCTGCAAAAATGAAAGCTCCCCTCCCTGTGTCTGGCAGGGCAGCTAAGGATCACACAGCAATAAGTGGCAGCATGCAGAGAAGTTCCCCAATG GGGGAGCTTCCTCTTTCTGTTGCTGGCTTGTTGAATTCGCTTGGTTTGGGGAAATATGCCATTCATTTTCAGGCAGAAGAG ATTGATATGGCAGCTTTAAGACAGATGGAAGACAAGGATCTTAAAGAGTTGGGGATACCGATG GGCCCAAGGAAAAAGATTCTTCTCGCCCTGTTGCCCCGTTCTAAGCAGCCACTGCCCCCATCAGTCTCAATGGCTCGTGCATAG